In one Balaenoptera musculus isolate JJ_BM4_2016_0621 chromosome 2, mBalMus1.pri.v3, whole genome shotgun sequence genomic region, the following are encoded:
- the LOC118890458 gene encoding uncharacterized protein LOC118890458 isoform X3, translating to MKACWAPRARHRGGRRLRRPSRSTGPARTPAGKGRSGPASSASQAAASRSLPAEASGPRAPPKHSSSRRGPALTHFPASPPAEIHAAAEQPSFPQKRLGPLFPLN from the exons ATGAAGGCGTGCTGGGCGCCGCGGGCCCGGCATCGCGGAGGGAGGCGGCTGCGCCGGCCGTCGCGCTCCACCGGCCCCGCGCGGACTCCGGCGGGGAAGGGGCGCAGCGGCCCCGCATCCTCGGCGTCGCAAGCGGCCGCCTCCCGCTCTCTCCCGGCAGAGGCCTCCGGTCCCCGGGCGCCCCCCAAGCACAGCAGCAGCCGCCGCGGCCCCGCGCTGACCCACTTTCCCGCCAGCCCGCCCGCGGAGATCCACGCGGCCGCCGAGCAG CCCTCTTTCCCCCAAAAGCGCCTAGGGCCGCTCTTCCCACTAAACTAG
- the LOC118890458 gene encoding serine/arginine repetitive matrix protein 1-like isoform X6 encodes MKACWAPRARHRGGRRLRRPSRSTGPARTPAGKGRSGPASSASQAAASRSLPAEASGPRAPPKHSSSPPAEIHAAAEQPSFPQKRLGPLFPLN; translated from the exons ATGAAGGCGTGCTGGGCGCCGCGGGCCCGGCATCGCGGAGGGAGGCGGCTGCGCCGGCCGTCGCGCTCCACCGGCCCCGCGCGGACTCCGGCGGGGAAGGGGCGCAGCGGCCCCGCATCCTCGGCGTCGCAAGCGGCCGCCTCCCGCTCTCTCCCGGCAGAGGCCTCCGGTCCCCGGGCGCCCCCCAAGCACAGCAG CAGCCCGCCCGCGGAGATCCACGCGGCCGCCGAGCAG CCCTCTTTCCCCCAAAAGCGCCTAGGGCCGCTCTTCCCACTAAACTAG
- the LOC118890458 gene encoding uncharacterized protein LOC118890458 isoform X4: MKACWAPRARHRGGRRLRRPSRSTGPARTPAGKGRSGPASSASQAAASRSLPAEASGPRAPPKHSSSRRGPALTHFPASPPAEIHAAAEQVVHLSMRSPFTD, translated from the exons ATGAAGGCGTGCTGGGCGCCGCGGGCCCGGCATCGCGGAGGGAGGCGGCTGCGCCGGCCGTCGCGCTCCACCGGCCCCGCGCGGACTCCGGCGGGGAAGGGGCGCAGCGGCCCCGCATCCTCGGCGTCGCAAGCGGCCGCCTCCCGCTCTCTCCCGGCAGAGGCCTCCGGTCCCCGGGCGCCCCCCAAGCACAGCAGCAGCCGCCGCGGCCCCGCGCTGACCCACTTTCCCGCCAGCCCGCCCGCGGAGATCCACGCGGCCGCCGAGCAG GTTGTGCATCTTTCGATGAGATCACCGTTCACCGACTGA
- the LOC118890458 gene encoding serine/arginine repetitive matrix protein 1-like isoform X2: protein MKACWAPRARHRGGRRLRRPSRSTGPARTPAGKGRSGPASSASQAAASRSLPAEASGPRAPPKHSSSPPAEIHAAAEQPALFPPKAPRAALPTKLVSSILDPPERRLCIFR from the exons ATGAAGGCGTGCTGGGCGCCGCGGGCCCGGCATCGCGGAGGGAGGCGGCTGCGCCGGCCGTCGCGCTCCACCGGCCCCGCGCGGACTCCGGCGGGGAAGGGGCGCAGCGGCCCCGCATCCTCGGCGTCGCAAGCGGCCGCCTCCCGCTCTCTCCCGGCAGAGGCCTCCGGTCCCCGGGCGCCCCCCAAGCACAGCAG CAGCCCGCCCGCGGAGATCCACGCGGCCGCCGAGCAG CCAGCCCTCTTTCCCCCAAAAGCGCCTAGGGCCGCTCTTCCCACTAAACTAGTTTCATCGATCCTGGACCCTCCCGAACGAAGGTTGTGCATCTTTCGATGA
- the LOC118890458 gene encoding uncharacterized protein LOC118890458 isoform X7 encodes MKACWAPRARHRGGRRLRRPSRSTGPARTPAGKGRSGPASSASQAAASRSLPAEASGPRAPPKHSSSPPAEIHAAAEQRLGPLFPLN; translated from the exons ATGAAGGCGTGCTGGGCGCCGCGGGCCCGGCATCGCGGAGGGAGGCGGCTGCGCCGGCCGTCGCGCTCCACCGGCCCCGCGCGGACTCCGGCGGGGAAGGGGCGCAGCGGCCCCGCATCCTCGGCGTCGCAAGCGGCCGCCTCCCGCTCTCTCCCGGCAGAGGCCTCCGGTCCCCGGGCGCCCCCCAAGCACAGCAG CAGCCCGCCCGCGGAGATCCACGCGGCCGCCGAGCAG CGCCTAGGGCCGCTCTTCCCACTAAACTAG
- the LOC118890458 gene encoding translation initiation factor IF-2-like isoform X1: MKACWAPRARHRGGRRLRRPSRSTGPARTPAGKGRSGPASSASQAAASRSLPAEASGPRAPPKHSSSRRGPALTHFPASPPAEIHAAAEQPALFPPKAPRAALPTKLVSSILDPPERRLCIFR, from the exons ATGAAGGCGTGCTGGGCGCCGCGGGCCCGGCATCGCGGAGGGAGGCGGCTGCGCCGGCCGTCGCGCTCCACCGGCCCCGCGCGGACTCCGGCGGGGAAGGGGCGCAGCGGCCCCGCATCCTCGGCGTCGCAAGCGGCCGCCTCCCGCTCTCTCCCGGCAGAGGCCTCCGGTCCCCGGGCGCCCCCCAAGCACAGCAGCAGCCGCCGCGGCCCCGCGCTGACCCACTTTCCCGCCAGCCCGCCCGCGGAGATCCACGCGGCCGCCGAGCAG CCAGCCCTCTTTCCCCCAAAAGCGCCTAGGGCCGCTCTTCCCACTAAACTAGTTTCATCGATCCTGGACCCTCCCGAACGAAGGTTGTGCATCTTTCGATGA
- the LOC118890458 gene encoding uncharacterized protein LOC118890458 isoform X5, producing the protein MKACWAPRARHRGGRRLRRPSRSTGPARTPAGKGRSGPASSASQAAASRSLPAEASGPRAPPKHSSSRRGPALTHFPASPPAEIHAAAEQRLGPLFPLN; encoded by the exons ATGAAGGCGTGCTGGGCGCCGCGGGCCCGGCATCGCGGAGGGAGGCGGCTGCGCCGGCCGTCGCGCTCCACCGGCCCCGCGCGGACTCCGGCGGGGAAGGGGCGCAGCGGCCCCGCATCCTCGGCGTCGCAAGCGGCCGCCTCCCGCTCTCTCCCGGCAGAGGCCTCCGGTCCCCGGGCGCCCCCCAAGCACAGCAGCAGCCGCCGCGGCCCCGCGCTGACCCACTTTCCCGCCAGCCCGCCCGCGGAGATCCACGCGGCCGCCGAGCAG CGCCTAGGGCCGCTCTTCCCACTAAACTAG